A single genomic interval of Camelina sativa cultivar DH55 chromosome 11, Cs, whole genome shotgun sequence harbors:
- the LOC109124500 gene encoding casein kinase 1-like protein 6, which translates to MDLKMDNVIGGKFKLGRKIGGGSFGELFLAVSLQTGEEVAVKLEPAKTKHPQLHYESKIYMLLQGGSGIPSLKWFGVQGDYNAMVIDLLGPSLEDLFNYCNRRLTLKAVLMLADQLISRVEYMHSRGFLHRDIKPDNFLMGLGRKANQVYIIDFGLAKKYRDLQTHRHIPYRENKNLTGTARYASVNTHLGVEQSRRDDLESLGYVLMYFLRGSLPWQGLKAGTKKQKYDRISEKKVSTPIEVLCKSHPPEFVSYFQYCRSLRFEDKPDYSYLKRLFRDLFIREGYQFDYVFDWTALKHPQSSRSHSSSHERHRTSRPGMAAGPSAEKPERISVGNIRDKFSGAVEAFARRNARGPSPHQNHTRHRTLDEIPSMKPAVNMVSEKGRNTSRYGSASRRAVASSSRPSSSGEQRESRESSRVASSGGGNVRPSVFQRTQAAAAAVSGYESKTASAFNRDRVAASRTARDEALRSFELLSIRK; encoded by the exons ATGGACTTGAAAATGGATAATGTAATTGGGGGCAAGTTTAAGCTTGGTCGGAAGATCGGTGGTGGCTCTTTTGGAGAGCTTTTTCTAG CTGTAAGTCTGCAAACCGGAGAGGAAGTAGCTGTTAAGCTG GAGCCTGCGAAAACTAAGCATCCCCAACTTCATTATGAGTCGAAGATATACATGCTTTTACAAGGAGGAA GTGGCATCCCCAGCCTCAAGTGGTTTGGGGTTCAGGGAGACTACAATGCGATGGTCATTGATCTGCTTGGGCCGAGTTTGGAAGACTTGTTCAACTATTGTAATAGGAGGCTCACTTTGAAAGCAGTTTTGATGCTTGCAGATCAACTG ATTAGCAGAGTTGAGTACATGCATTCAAGGGGATTTCTTCACCGTGACATAAAACCTGACAATTTCTTAATGGGACTTGGTCGCAAAGCAAACCAG GTGTATATCATTGACTTTGGCCTTGCAAAGAAGTATAGGGATCTTCAAACACATAGGCACATCCCTTATAG GGAAAATAAGAACCTTACTGGGACAGCTAGGTATGCTAGTGTCAACACTCACCTTGGAGTTG AACAAAGTCGGAGGGATGATTTGGAGTCTCTTGGTTACGTGCTCATGTATTTCCTGAGAGGAAG CCTCCCATGGCAAGGACTAAAAGCTGGCACAAAGAAGCAGAAGTATGACAGAATAAGCGAGAAGAAAGTTTCAACTCCTATAGAG GTCTTATGCAAGTCACATCCACCGGAATTCGTATCATACTTTCAATATTGCAGGTCTTTACGATTCGAAGACAAACCAGACTACTCATATCTAAAGAGGCTATTCCGAGACTTGTTTATCCGTGAAG GTTATCAGTTTGACTATGTATTCGACTGGACTGCATTGAAACACCCTCAGAGTTCCAGATCCCACTCCAGCTCCCACGAAAGG CATCGAACCAGCAGACCAGGGATGGCTGCGGGACCGTCTGCTGAAAAACCTGAAAGGATTTCAG TAGGGAACATCCGCGATAAATTCTCAGGTGCGGTCGAAGCATTTGCTAGAAGGAACGCTAGAGGACCAAGTCCCCATCAAAACCATACCAGACATCGAACTCTTGACGAGATTCCTTCAATGAAACCAGCTGTG AATATGGTATCTGAGAAAGGAAGAAACACTTCAAGATACGGAAGTGCTTCAAGGAGAGCAGTAGCCTCGAGTAGTAGGCCGAGCTCATCAGGAGAACAAAGAGAGAGCCGGGAGTCTAGCCGAGTGGCATCAAGCGGTGGTGGGAATGTGAGACCATCTGTCTTTCAGAGAACACAAGCAGCAGCTGCTGCTGTGAGTGGATACGAGTCAAAGACAGCCTCTGCTTTTAACCGAGACAGAGTGGCTGCTTCTAGGACAGCACGTGACGAGGCTCTCAGAAGCTTCGAGCTTCTTTCCATCCGCAAGTGA
- the LOC104722029 gene encoding uncharacterized protein LOC104722029: MDPQSMDVETAKRASTAKEESAPPVTKKPKVEEEEEEEDNHDDDVDSDSDDDEKRNRSGMWTASMVANTNQIPKFVSCSPTRRIMKNTVLTKSRCSRVSLDEPCGENMTIKDDLTDLASLCINKLNEDKGTCVKLVEIVGATVSGGFRMKVYITFMAREDENGPLVEYQAKALRYCAHRQPSVPILCRPSPKPNADILRRELVKMMKTY; encoded by the exons ATGGATCCCCAATCGATGGATGTTGAGACGGCGAAACGAGCTTCGACGGCGAAGGAGGAATCTGCCCCTCCTGTCACAAAGAAACCCAAAgtcgaagaggaagaggaagaggaagacaatCATGACGACGACGTAGATTCTGACAGTGACGACGACGAGAAGAGGAACCGGAGtgggatgtggacagcttcgaTGGTCGCGAATACGAATCAGATCCCGAAGTTCGTAAGCTGTTCGCCGACGAGAAGGATTATGAAGAATACCGTCTTGACGAAATCAAGATGCTCGAGAGTAAG TCTGGACGAACCATGTGGTGAAAACATGACTATTAAAGATGACCTGACAGATCTGGCTTCCTTGTGCATTAATAAACTCAACGAGGACAAG gGAACGTGTGTGAAATTGGTGGAGATTGTGGGAGCTACTGTAAGTGGGGGATTTCGAATGAAGGTTTATATAACGTTTATGGCTCGGGAGGATGAGAATGGGCCTCTTGTTGAGTATCAAGCCAAGGCGTTGAGGTATTGTGCACATCGTCAACCTTCCGTTCCTATACTCTGCCGACCAAGCCCCAAACCCAACGCAGAcat ACTCAGACGGGAGCTTGTCAAGATGATGAAGACATATTGA